From Pelosinus fermentans DSM 17108, the proteins below share one genomic window:
- a CDS encoding tRNA1(Val) (adenine(37)-N6)-methyltransferase, whose product MCNPVVIGAEERIDDLLIGQLKVIQHEKEFCFSLDAILLSHFATVRPGAKAVDLGTGTGVIALLLTARGAAHVTGLELSQAMADMAERSVLLNQLDEKVKIIQGDLCKIKDILPSEGYDLVVSNPPYRPVGGGYMSPNDNVARAKHEVTAALKDVVGAARYLLKYRRGRFAMVHLPERMAEILTAMSQAGIEPKLLQLVYSSIDKKPTMLLVEGVKGASPGLTILPPLVVYKPDGTYSDEIAKYYKEYR is encoded by the coding sequence ATGTGTAATCCGGTGGTGATTGGGGCGGAAGAACGTATCGATGATTTGCTGATCGGTCAGTTGAAAGTGATTCAGCATGAAAAAGAATTTTGTTTTTCCTTAGATGCAATACTGTTATCGCATTTTGCCACCGTGAGACCAGGTGCTAAGGCCGTGGATTTGGGAACAGGAACAGGTGTGATCGCCCTTCTTCTAACGGCAAGGGGTGCGGCTCATGTAACTGGCTTAGAGTTAAGCCAGGCTATGGCGGATATGGCAGAACGCAGTGTTCTCTTGAATCAGTTGGATGAGAAAGTAAAGATTATACAAGGAGACTTGTGTAAGATAAAAGATATATTGCCCTCAGAAGGATATGATTTGGTAGTGTCGAATCCTCCCTATCGTCCAGTGGGTGGTGGTTATATGAGTCCGAATGATAATGTGGCTAGAGCAAAGCATGAGGTTACAGCTGCCCTAAAAGATGTGGTGGGCGCTGCACGGTATTTGCTGAAGTATCGTCGTGGGCGCTTCGCAATGGTCCACTTACCGGAACGTATGGCTGAGATTTTAACTGCGATGAGCCAAGCTGGTATTGAACCTAAGTTATTGCAGTTAGTATACAGCAGTATCGATAAAAAGCCTACCATGTTATTAGTAGAAGGGGTTAAAGGGGCAAGTCCGGGTCTTACAATCCTGCCGCCTCTTGTAGTTTATAAGCCTGATGGCACTTATAGCGATGAAATCGCGAAATATTACAAAGAATATCGATAA
- the rsmI gene encoding 16S rRNA (cytidine(1402)-2'-O)-methyltransferase, with protein sequence MWLMPYKKEVDVLLENAGVLYLCATPIGNLEDMTYRAVRILNEVEVIAAEDTRHTRKLLSHFEIHTRLISYHEHNKVARGPEIIERLITGENVAVVSDAGLPGISDPGSDLVELAVQAGIRVVPLPGANAALSALVSSGLDTTLFSFLGFLPKNKKKRRELLASFANSPYTMVFYESPHRIKQTLAELKNAFGDRPAVAARELTKKFEEFIRGTIESLVTHFTENDPRGEFTLIVGGRKTDQSLEADTDEQEQLSIEDAVIELMETGVAKKDAIKTIAQQRGLPKREVYQATLEIE encoded by the coding sequence ATGTGGTTAATGCCTTATAAAAAGGAAGTGGATGTATTGCTGGAGAATGCTGGTGTCTTATATTTGTGTGCAACACCCATTGGGAATTTGGAAGATATGACGTATCGAGCGGTGCGTATATTAAATGAAGTGGAAGTGATTGCTGCAGAAGATACGCGTCATACGAGGAAACTGCTCAGTCATTTTGAGATTCATACTCGGCTGATCAGTTATCATGAACATAATAAAGTGGCGAGAGGACCGGAAATCATTGAGCGATTAATCACAGGTGAGAATGTAGCGGTAGTGAGTGATGCTGGATTACCGGGAATTTCTGATCCAGGATCTGACTTAGTAGAATTGGCGGTACAAGCAGGTATTCGGGTAGTGCCTCTGCCTGGTGCAAATGCAGCATTGTCTGCACTTGTATCTTCTGGTTTAGATACAACCTTATTTTCTTTTCTTGGTTTTTTGCCCAAAAATAAAAAAAAACGGCGTGAATTATTGGCTAGTTTTGCAAACTCGCCTTATACAATGGTTTTTTACGAGTCACCCCACCGCATAAAACAGACATTGGCTGAGCTAAAAAATGCTTTTGGCGATCGCCCTGCGGTGGCAGCTAGGGAATTGACTAAAAAATTCGAAGAGTTTATTCGTGGTACGATAGAAAGTTTAGTAACTCATTTTACTGAAAATGATCCAAGAGGGGAGTTTACCCTTATTGTAGGAGGTCGCAAAACCGATCAAAGTCTTGAAGCAGATACGGATGAACAGGAACAGCTTTCTATTGAAGATGCTGTCATTGAACTAATGGAAACTGGTGTGGCTAAAAAAGATGCCATTAAAACCATTGCCCAACAAAGAGGCCTACCTAAAAGGGAAGTCTATCAGGCAACATTAGAAATAGAGTAA
- a CDS encoding AbrB/MazE/SpoVT family DNA-binding domain-containing protein, producing MKSTGIVRKVDELGRVVIPIELRRTLSIEEKDALEIYVDSDRIILRKYEPACSCVFCGNADEVTVFKNKNICKECLDAMVTKAV from the coding sequence ATGAAATCAACTGGTATTGTAAGAAAAGTGGACGAGCTTGGCAGGGTCGTTATTCCAATAGAATTGCGCCGTACACTCTCCATTGAAGAAAAAGACGCTCTAGAAATATATGTAGACAGCGACCGTATCATCTTACGCAAATATGAACCAGCTTGTTCATGTGTTTTCTGTGGCAATGCGGATGAAGTGACTGTCTTTAAAAATAAAAATATCTGCAAAGAATGCCTGGATGCAATGGTAACAAAAGCTGTTTAA
- the metG gene encoding methionine--tRNA ligase, whose translation MEKKPFYITTPIYYPSDRLHIGHAYTTTIADAAARYKRLAGSEVLFLTGSDEHGQKIQRKAAEQNVTPIAYVDKIVDSFQQLWEKLNISHDDFIRTTEQRHHDVVQAIFQKIYDKGDIYKAAYEGWYCTPCETFWMERQVAEGKCPDCGRPVEIVQEESYFFRMSKYQDRLLAYIENNPDFIQPVSRRNEMLNFIKGGLEDLCVSRTTFDWGIPVPFDTKHVVYVWFDALTNYITAAGYLDDREKFAKFWPADIHLVGKEIVRFHSIIWPIILMALDLEIPAKVYGHGWLIMEGDKMSKSKGNVIDPVTLIEEFGPDAIRYFLLREINLGMDGNFSREALINRINADLANDLGNLLHRTLNMIGRFNSGVIKAAGDVEELDHQLAQLVQSTVIQYEKFMDVMDINAAIKVVWALISRTNKYIDETAPWALAKDEAKHSRLNTVLYNLAETLRIIAILITPFMPVTGPKIWGQLGLTTDFKAVTLEDVKGWGKLSPGIVVSKPEPIFPRIEDKVVEAASDQGKQQSAAVPDENISEVSIDEFAKMDLRVVTVLAAEKVEKADKLLKLTVDLGTQQRTIVSGIAKHYTPEELVGQNVVMIINLKPAKIRGIESRGMVLAASCDDQLKVVTVPGMPAGSKVK comes from the coding sequence GTGGAAAAGAAACCATTTTATATTACAACGCCTATTTATTATCCGAGTGATCGCTTACATATTGGTCATGCTTATACAACGACCATTGCTGATGCGGCTGCCAGGTATAAAAGACTGGCAGGATCAGAAGTACTCTTTCTCACTGGATCAGATGAACATGGTCAAAAAATTCAGCGCAAAGCGGCAGAACAAAATGTGACACCGATTGCTTATGTTGATAAAATTGTTGATTCTTTTCAGCAATTATGGGAGAAATTAAATATTTCTCATGATGATTTTATTCGTACAACAGAGCAGCGTCATCATGATGTTGTACAAGCTATTTTCCAAAAAATTTATGATAAAGGTGATATTTACAAAGCTGCTTATGAAGGCTGGTATTGTACGCCTTGCGAGACCTTCTGGATGGAACGCCAGGTTGCAGAGGGGAAGTGTCCTGACTGCGGACGACCAGTAGAAATCGTGCAGGAGGAAAGTTATTTTTTCCGCATGTCTAAATATCAGGACCGATTGCTTGCCTATATTGAAAACAATCCCGATTTCATTCAGCCTGTATCTCGCCGTAATGAGATGCTGAATTTTATTAAGGGGGGTTTAGAGGATCTTTGTGTTTCTCGCACAACCTTTGACTGGGGGATTCCCGTACCCTTTGATACCAAGCATGTCGTATATGTATGGTTTGATGCATTAACCAATTATATTACTGCTGCAGGTTATCTAGATGATCGGGAGAAATTTGCTAAGTTCTGGCCGGCTGACATACATTTAGTCGGAAAGGAAATTGTACGTTTTCATAGTATTATCTGGCCGATTATTTTAATGGCTTTGGATCTCGAAATACCCGCAAAGGTATATGGACATGGGTGGTTAATCATGGAAGGCGACAAAATGTCCAAATCCAAAGGCAATGTAATTGATCCGGTTACCTTAATTGAAGAGTTTGGTCCAGATGCAATTCGTTATTTTCTGCTGAGAGAGATCAATTTAGGAATGGATGGGAATTTCTCCAGAGAAGCTCTTATTAATCGAATTAATGCTGATTTGGCAAATGACTTAGGAAACTTATTACATAGAACGTTAAACATGATTGGACGTTTTAATAGTGGTGTGATTAAAGCAGCTGGAGATGTAGAAGAACTAGATCACCAGTTGGCACAATTGGTACAGAGTACTGTGATCCAATATGAAAAATTTATGGATGTTATGGATATTAATGCAGCAATCAAAGTCGTTTGGGCATTGATCAGCCGCACCAATAAATATATTGATGAAACGGCTCCCTGGGCATTGGCTAAGGATGAGGCGAAGCACTCCCGCTTAAATACGGTGCTGTACAATTTGGCAGAGACGCTGCGAATTATAGCAATTTTGATTACTCCTTTTATGCCGGTTACAGGACCAAAGATTTGGGGGCAATTGGGGTTAACCACTGATTTTAAAGCTGTTACCTTAGAGGATGTTAAGGGTTGGGGAAAACTATCCCCAGGTATTGTCGTATCGAAACCTGAACCGATCTTCCCGCGAATTGAAGATAAGGTTGTTGAAGCTGCGTCAGACCAAGGGAAGCAGCAGTCAGCAGCGGTACCTGATGAAAATATCTCTGAAGTTAGCATTGATGAATTTGCAAAAATGGATCTTAGAGTCGTCACCGTACTCGCAGCCGAAAAAGTGGAAAAGGCTGATAAGCTCTTGAAATTGACGGTGGACTTGGGCACCCAGCAGCGCACTATTGTTTCAGGCATTGCCAAGCATTACACACCAGAGGAATTAGTAGGTCAGAATGTAGTCATGATTATTAACTTAAAGCCAGCGAAAATTCGCGGTATCGAATCTCGTGGCATGGTTTTAGCGGCTTCTTGTGATGATCAATTAAAAGTAGTCACCGTTCCCGGAATGCCCGCCGGCAGCAAGGTGAAATAA
- a CDS encoding TatD family hydrolase, with protein sequence MLFDSHAHIDDEKFDIDREEVIQRAIDNGVTGIINVGASMESSARSIALAEKYEGIYAAVGIHPHDAKDALDTDYEQLVRWTALDKVVAIGEIGLDYYYDFSPREVQRSVFIHQLDVARQTNMPFIIHDRDAHGDVLEILKKEAKGLKGVLHCFSGSLEMANEVIKMGLYVSIAGPVTFKNAAKLPEIVTKVPLEYLLVETDSPYLTPQPYRGKRNEPAYVKLVAEQVANLRGIELDVLAKATSENVKRLFGIS encoded by the coding sequence ATGTTATTTGATTCTCATGCACATATTGATGATGAAAAGTTTGATATCGATCGTGAAGAAGTAATCCAAAGAGCGATCGATAATGGTGTAACAGGGATTATTAATGTTGGGGCCTCGATGGAGTCCTCTGCTCGTTCCATTGCCCTGGCAGAAAAATATGAAGGTATTTATGCTGCTGTCGGTATTCATCCTCATGATGCTAAAGATGCTTTAGATACAGATTATGAACAATTAGTCCGTTGGACTGCTCTTGATAAGGTGGTTGCCATTGGAGAGATTGGTCTGGATTATTATTATGATTTTTCACCGCGAGAGGTACAACGTTCGGTATTTATTCATCAACTTGATGTAGCTCGTCAAACAAATATGCCTTTTATTATTCACGACCGAGATGCTCATGGTGATGTATTGGAGATTTTAAAAAAAGAAGCCAAAGGTTTAAAAGGTGTGCTGCACTGTTTTTCAGGGAGTTTGGAGATGGCAAATGAAGTCATAAAGATGGGGCTGTATGTTTCCATAGCCGGTCCTGTTACCTTTAAAAATGCAGCAAAGCTTCCGGAAATTGTGACCAAAGTTCCATTGGAATATTTATTAGTAGAAACCGATTCCCCGTATTTAACACCTCAGCCATACCGAGGCAAGCGTAACGAGCCAGCTTATGTAAAATTGGTGGCCGAACAGGTTGCTAATTTACGTGGTATTGAGTTGGATGTTTTGGCAAAAGCGACGAGTGAAAATGTAAAAAGATTATTTGGAATATCTTAA
- a CDS encoding 3D domain-containing protein — protein sequence MTYIELKKVFFRQKMLPLFLALFTVLLVATGFMFANKKVHIAVDGTTIMISTLHSKPQDVLVQAGIHLDPKDEYRLSTKKLTDGSTISVYRAVPVTVTYQGKTEVIVTGKPTVGELAESLGMNMENTKLVPEGQNKIEADMFIQAITLTQKEVERDVVERFTVMRQPDSTLEKGVERVIEEGQDGVKTIVARIHYADGVEVSAEQLSEKIKEPPKPQVIHVGTRDVVDTSRGSMRFSRVMAMEASAYLPTDGSVEGITATGVKARRGIVAVDPDVIPLGTRVYVQGYGLATAADVGGAIVGNRIDLCMENDSEAWRFGRRSVKVYILD from the coding sequence ATGACTTATATTGAGTTGAAAAAAGTGTTTTTTCGACAAAAAATGCTACCCCTATTTCTCGCGCTGTTCACTGTTTTATTGGTGGCGACAGGGTTCATGTTTGCCAACAAAAAAGTACACATTGCCGTTGACGGCACTACCATAATGATTAGCACACTACATAGCAAACCTCAAGATGTTTTAGTACAGGCTGGAATTCATTTAGATCCGAAAGATGAATATCGTCTGTCAACAAAGAAATTAACGGATGGTAGTACCATTTCGGTATATCGTGCTGTACCTGTTACGGTAACCTATCAGGGAAAAACTGAGGTGATCGTCACAGGGAAGCCTACAGTGGGGGAATTGGCAGAAAGCTTAGGAATGAACATGGAAAATACTAAGCTGGTGCCAGAGGGGCAAAATAAAATAGAAGCCGATATGTTTATTCAAGCCATTACGCTAACCCAGAAAGAGGTTGAACGTGATGTGGTAGAGCGATTTACTGTTATGAGGCAGCCGGATTCAACCTTGGAAAAGGGGGTTGAGAGGGTCATTGAAGAAGGGCAGGATGGAGTTAAAACGATTGTTGCTCGTATTCATTATGCTGATGGTGTGGAAGTAAGTGCAGAGCAACTAAGTGAAAAAATAAAAGAGCCGCCAAAACCACAGGTTATTCATGTAGGTACTCGTGATGTGGTTGATACATCACGTGGATCGATGCGATTCAGCCGAGTAATGGCAATGGAGGCCAGTGCGTATCTGCCAACAGATGGTTCTGTTGAGGGAATAACTGCAACCGGTGTGAAGGCGCGTCGCGGTATTGTAGCCGTTGATCCCGATGTTATACCTTTGGGAACCAGAGTGTATGTTCAGGGATATGGTTTAGCTACGGCTGCTGATGTTGGTGGTGCAATTGTTGGCAATCGTATCGATTTGTGTATGGAAAATGACAGTGAAGCCTGGAGATTTGGTAGAAGATCAGTAAAAGTTTATATTCTTGACTAA
- the rnmV gene encoding ribonuclease M5 → MIKEVIIVEGKNDIHAVKRAVEADCIATGGFTLAPHSLEKISQAYTKRGIIILTDPDSAGERIRNFLSQRFPEAKHAFVPKEDAIAKNDIGIEQASSEAIRGALAKVRYLEWQPSEEFMWSDIMQYGLSGTQDASAKRAIVGAKLGIGYANAKTFLQRLNHYGVTRAEFEQAVQ, encoded by the coding sequence ATGATTAAAGAAGTAATTATTGTTGAAGGTAAAAATGACATACATGCGGTGAAAAGGGCAGTAGAGGCTGATTGTATTGCAACAGGCGGTTTTACATTGGCACCTCATAGCCTGGAGAAGATTTCCCAAGCTTATACGAAGCGTGGTATTATTATTTTGACAGATCCGGATAGTGCTGGTGAGCGGATACGCAATTTTTTAAGCCAGCGTTTTCCTGAAGCCAAGCATGCCTTTGTTCCCAAAGAAGACGCCATTGCCAAAAATGATATTGGCATTGAACAGGCATCGAGTGAAGCGATACGCGGTGCTCTTGCCAAAGTGCGGTATTTGGAGTGGCAGCCAAGTGAGGAATTTATGTGGTCTGATATTATGCAGTATGGACTTAGCGGTACCCAAGATGCCTCGGCCAAACGGGCAATTGTGGGTGCCAAACTTGGCATTGGCTATGCGAATGCTAAAACCTTTTTACAGCGTCTTAACCATTATGGCGTAACCCGCGCCGAATTTGAACAGGCGGTACAATAA
- the rsmA gene encoding 16S rRNA (adenine(1518)-N(6)/adenine(1519)-N(6))-dimethyltransferase RsmA, whose translation MKQPTIANKDVTLHILKRFGIRMSKKLGQNFLIDEHVVQSIVKAANITQDDAVLEIGPGIGTLTQGLAEAGAAVTAVEIDRRLIEVLAKTLEGYENIRVVHGDILRIDIGKEVAAPRYKVVANLPYYITTPIIMGLLEAHMPVDILVTMVQKEVAQRMVAVPGTKDYGSLSVAVQYYTKPEIMFIVPPASFIPPPAVDSAVIRCTVREKPPVEVNERIFFRVVKAAFAQRRKTLSNTLKTTGVPAETLKVILEKAGIDGGRRGETLSLEEFAAIANVWIQ comes from the coding sequence ATGAAACAGCCGACTATAGCAAATAAAGATGTAACCTTACATATTTTAAAGCGATTTGGAATCCGGATGAGCAAAAAGCTCGGACAGAATTTTTTAATTGATGAGCATGTGGTTCAAAGTATCGTGAAGGCCGCCAATATTACCCAGGATGATGCTGTGCTGGAGATTGGTCCGGGAATCGGCACTTTAACCCAAGGATTGGCAGAAGCTGGTGCGGCTGTCACGGCTGTGGAAATCGATCGAAGATTGATCGAGGTACTGGCAAAGACACTGGAAGGTTATGAAAACATTCGAGTTGTTCATGGTGATATCTTGCGTATTGATATTGGAAAAGAAGTAGCGGCCCCCAGGTATAAGGTGGTAGCAAACTTACCCTATTACATTACAACACCAATTATTATGGGGCTGCTGGAAGCGCACATGCCTGTAGATATTCTAGTCACCATGGTGCAGAAAGAAGTTGCTCAGCGTATGGTTGCTGTCCCTGGCACGAAAGATTATGGCTCCTTATCCGTGGCAGTTCAATACTACACCAAGCCTGAGATTATGTTTATTGTACCACCGGCTTCCTTTATTCCGCCTCCCGCTGTTGATTCAGCAGTGATTCGCTGTACTGTGAGAGAAAAACCGCCAGTAGAGGTAAATGAAAGAATTTTTTTCCGCGTGGTAAAAGCCGCTTTTGCTCAACGTCGTAAAACCTTGTCGAATACTCTTAAAACGACAGGTGTACCTGCTGAGACCTTAAAAGTAATATTAGAAAAAGCTGGTATTGATGGTGGGCGTCGTGGTGAGACGTTATCCTTAGAAGAATTTGCTGCGATTGCTAATGTATGGATACAGTAA
- a CDS encoding glycosyltransferase family 2 protein, whose protein sequence is MITVVVPAKNEAGRIATVLQNLSTLQIDHIILVANGSNDSTMHEVLQIGIPKLQILYFHERLGIDIPRAIGAKVALALGSDVVAFVDGDMVGTFAENLTELIDGILIKHLDLALTNCYPAPPRHIERYNPTFQWRLNLNKELGLDKKINLATPSHGPHAVSRRFLSTIPLRELAIPPVTMALSRMNKLKIDVATTIPHYQLGSSLKTHIHCAKIIETIVGDCLEAISVFQNAPRTRQWQNKTYTGYHNERRFDVLDHFLNP, encoded by the coding sequence ATGATCACTGTGGTTGTTCCAGCCAAGAACGAAGCTGGACGTATCGCAACAGTTCTACAAAACTTAAGTACACTCCAAATTGATCACATTATTCTAGTCGCAAACGGTTCCAATGATTCTACCATGCATGAAGTATTACAAATTGGCATCCCAAAATTACAAATTCTTTACTTCCACGAACGTCTAGGTATTGACATCCCTCGGGCTATCGGCGCAAAGGTAGCATTAGCATTAGGCAGCGATGTAGTGGCCTTTGTGGACGGCGACATGGTAGGGACATTTGCAGAAAACCTAACCGAACTCATTGACGGGATCTTAATCAAACATTTAGATTTGGCGCTAACGAATTGCTATCCTGCACCACCACGACATATTGAACGTTATAACCCCACCTTTCAATGGAGGCTCAATCTAAATAAAGAACTTGGTTTAGACAAAAAAATTAATTTAGCAACGCCTTCTCACGGTCCTCATGCTGTTTCACGACGTTTTTTATCCACAATCCCACTTCGCGAATTGGCTATTCCACCTGTAACTATGGCTTTATCCAGAATGAATAAACTAAAAATTGACGTGGCTACTACCATTCCTCATTATCAATTAGGTTCATCCCTAAAAACTCATATCCATTGTGCAAAAATCATTGAAACCATTGTAGGCGATTGTTTAGAGGCTATCAGCGTCTTCCAAAATGCGCCTCGAACTCGTCAGTGGCAAAACAAGACCTATACCGGCTACCATAATGAACGTCGTTTCGATGTATTAGATCATTTTTTAAATCCATAA
- the yabG gene encoding sporulation peptidase YabG: MANVAVGDLVIRKSHGGDIVFKVTNIYEDNTGQSHCTLKGMHLRLVADAPLSDLERVGAEHLRNEILHMESVHNDTLKRVLMRRSMEREKVNNIRAEHAKKYEYFELPGRVLHLDGDEEYLAMCLKTYNQMNIDAVGRCIEESKQPEHVIALVDEYRPDILILTGHDALLGGGKKDFKDINNYRNSRYFIESVKKARIFEPSKDDLVIFAGACQSYFEAILIAGANFASAPTRIFIHAYDPVFIAEKVAFTPINRTVDIGDAITASVTGADGVGGIETRGKFRLGLPKTPY; the protein is encoded by the coding sequence GTGGCTAATGTAGCAGTAGGGGATTTAGTAATTCGGAAATCTCATGGCGGTGATATTGTTTTTAAGGTAACTAATATTTATGAGGATAATACAGGGCAATCACATTGTACATTAAAAGGAATGCATTTGCGGTTAGTAGCAGATGCGCCGTTAAGTGATTTAGAACGAGTGGGAGCAGAACACCTGCGTAATGAAATATTGCATATGGAAAGTGTGCATAATGATACATTGAAAAGAGTCTTGATGCGTCGCAGTATGGAAAGGGAAAAAGTGAATAACATCCGAGCAGAGCACGCGAAAAAGTATGAATACTTTGAATTGCCGGGTCGTGTACTGCATCTGGACGGAGACGAAGAGTATCTTGCCATGTGTTTAAAAACCTATAATCAAATGAATATCGATGCAGTTGGTCGATGTATTGAGGAATCAAAGCAGCCAGAGCATGTGATTGCTTTAGTGGATGAGTATCGTCCTGACATTTTAATTTTAACTGGTCATGATGCGTTATTAGGAGGTGGCAAAAAGGATTTCAAAGATATTAATAATTATCGTAACTCCAGATATTTTATAGAATCCGTCAAGAAGGCTAGAATTTTTGAACCATCAAAGGATGATCTGGTGATTTTTGCTGGTGCCTGCCAATCTTACTTTGAAGCCATTTTAATAGCAGGGGCTAATTTTGCCAGTGCTCCGACTCGGATTTTTATTCATGCTTATGATCCTGTGTTTATTGCAGAAAAAGTTGCATTTACTCCTATCAATCGAACGGTCGATATTGGTGATGCCATCACTGCATCCGTAACAGGTGCTGATGGTGTGGGAGGGATTGAAACCCGGGGGAAATTTAGATTAGGCTTACCAAAGACTCCTTATTAA
- a CDS encoding DUF1836 domain-containing protein, translating to MEITKSVLEGFATKLLDNELKVEDIPSIKQYADQVTELLNSKLNHRRKGDETSVAITKAMINNYTKNGLLNPSDKKKYDKNHIILLSLIYHLKQVLSLDDVKTIFNPILRTLGHPEEKTSIIALDDIYRAFLEFQKEEYFDACNDYEDRFNRVCEKINNPFENNANKDMVEKFLTVLLLVAEATAAKQLAEEMIDTYFKVQD from the coding sequence ATGGAAATAACAAAATCAGTTTTAGAAGGTTTTGCAACAAAACTACTTGATAATGAGTTAAAAGTGGAAGATATCCCTTCTATTAAACAATATGCAGACCAAGTAACAGAATTACTAAACAGCAAACTGAACCATCGCCGTAAAGGAGATGAAACCAGCGTTGCAATCACGAAAGCAATGATTAATAATTATACTAAGAATGGCTTACTCAATCCTTCGGACAAAAAGAAATATGACAAGAATCACATTATCCTGTTAAGTCTAATCTACCACCTCAAACAAGTTCTTTCTCTAGATGATGTGAAAACCATCTTTAATCCAATTTTAAGAACCCTAGGCCATCCGGAAGAAAAAACATCCATTATTGCCCTTGATGATATTTACAGAGCATTTTTAGAGTTTCAAAAAGAAGAGTACTTCGATGCTTGTAATGATTATGAGGATCGCTTTAATAGAGTTTGCGAAAAAATCAATAATCCCTTCGAAAACAACGCAAATAAAGATATGGTAGAAAAATTTTTAACGGTATTACTGCTGGTAGCCGAAGCTACTGCCGCCAAACAGCTTGCCGAAGAAATGATCGATACCTATTTTAAAGTGCAAGACTGA
- a CDS encoding TerD family protein, with translation MAISLQKGQKIDLTKGNAGLSELVVGLGWDPVEQSGGGGFLSGLFGGKKAEFDCDASVLLLDANGKFTTKENVVFFNNLKSPCGSVTHLGDNRTGGGDGDDEQILIQLPKVPANIHKIVFVVNIYDCQKRKQDFGMIKNAFIRVVNKSDMQEITRYNLTESYAGKTALIVGEVYRHQGEWKFAALGESTQDLSISAVVKRYS, from the coding sequence ATGGCAATTAGTTTACAAAAGGGTCAAAAGATTGATTTGACCAAAGGCAATGCTGGACTTTCTGAATTAGTTGTTGGTTTGGGATGGGACCCAGTAGAACAGTCTGGTGGCGGCGGTTTTCTAAGTGGCTTATTTGGCGGTAAAAAGGCTGAATTTGATTGTGATGCCTCTGTTTTATTGCTGGATGCTAATGGAAAATTTACGACCAAAGAAAATGTTGTATTCTTTAACAACTTAAAAAGCCCTTGCGGCAGTGTTACTCATTTGGGGGACAATCGTACTGGCGGCGGTGATGGTGATGATGAGCAAATCTTAATCCAGTTACCAAAGGTACCAGCAAATATTCATAAAATCGTATTTGTCGTCAATATCTATGATTGTCAGAAACGTAAACAAGACTTTGGCATGATTAAAAATGCTTTTATTAGAGTCGTGAATAAATCGGACATGCAAGAGATAACCCGTTATAATTTAACAGAAAGTTATGCTGGTAAAACAGCACTGATTGTGGGCGAAGTGTATCGCCATCAGGGAGAGTGGAAGTTTGCCGCTCTTGGCGAGAGTACGCAGGATCTTTCGATTAGTGCTGTAGTTAAGCGATATAGTTAA
- a CDS encoding TerD family protein, which produces MAVSLSKGQKVDLTKSNPGLKNIIVGLGWDTNKYDGGHDFDLDASAFILGEAGKVKDEKDFIFYNNPTGAQGAVVHTGDNRSGVGDGDDEQIKIDISKIPADVQKLAFTITIHDADARKQNFGQVANAYVRVLNEETGAELIRYDLGEDFSIETAIVLAEVYRNGSEWKFNAIGSGFQGGLSALCTNFGLSVA; this is translated from the coding sequence ATGGCAGTAAGCTTAAGTAAGGGACAGAAAGTAGATTTAACCAAAAGCAATCCTGGTTTGAAGAATATTATTGTGGGGTTAGGCTGGGACACCAATAAGTATGATGGCGGCCATGATTTTGATTTAGATGCATCTGCATTTATCTTAGGAGAAGCCGGAAAAGTGAAAGATGAAAAGGATTTTATCTTTTACAATAATCCGACAGGGGCACAAGGAGCAGTGGTACATACTGGTGACAACCGCAGCGGTGTGGGCGACGGAGATGACGAGCAAATCAAAATTGATATTTCGAAAATTCCTGCTGATGTGCAGAAACTTGCGTTTACCATTACCATTCACGATGCGGATGCTCGTAAACAAAATTTTGGACAAGTTGCCAATGCTTACGTTCGCGTACTCAATGAAGAAACAGGTGCAGAGCTCATTCGCTATGATTTAGGAGAAGATTTCTCCATTGAAACGGCGATTGTCTTAGCGGAAGTGTATCGCAATGGCAGTGAATGGAAATTTAATGCCATCGGCAGCGGTTTCCAAGGCGGTTTATCAGCACTTTGTACAAACTTTGGTTTAAGTGTTGCTTAA